The Bubalus kerabau isolate K-KA32 ecotype Philippines breed swamp buffalo chromosome X, PCC_UOA_SB_1v2, whole genome shotgun sequence genome has a segment encoding these proteins:
- the LOC129638731 gene encoding melanoma-associated antigen B1-like gives MASLTRWMCPNLLCIGPDSCLRSQTTAIMPRGQKSKHRACEKRCQAQTETQGLHDQATTSGGEETTSSSPPDSESAPSSSSAAGTSKGPQGAQGSTSAAAGAIRKRSGVGGAARSRSGVGGAARSRSGVGGAAHSRSGVGGAARSRYGVGSAARSRSGVGAEGQVQEGENSSQASAAAASSHTDLLTWKAELLVQYMLYKYKMRELIKRSEMLQEIKRRYKEQFPEILSRASECIEMLFGLVLKEVRPNSHCYTLVSNLDLSDSESMRGDLGLPKNGLLMPLLGVIYLNGNHAPEEKIWKFLNMLGIYDGRSHFIFGEPRKLITEDLVREGYLEYRQVPGSDPPRYEFLCGPKALTETSKTKVLQFLAKVKDLVHPALQPQYEEAWREEVESTGARGAARAGTSASTRPGTAASAAAGSSASTRPGTAASATAGRSASARPGTAASASSGLSSSSRPGTSASAAAGSSASTRPGTAASAAAGRSASARPGTAASASSGLSSSARPGTSVSAASGTSASTRPGTAASAAAGPSASARPGTAASASSGLSSSSRPGTSASAAAGSSASTRPGIAASAAAGRSASARPGTAASASSGLSSSSRPGTSASAAAGSSASTRLTLLPQPLLALLPQPALALLLQPGLALLPQPALALLPQPGLALLPQPALALLLQPLHTPGPSPAAHLAPSVI, from the exons atggcatcactgactcgatggat GTGCCCCAATCTCCTGTGTATTGGCCCAGACTCCTGCCTGCGGTCTCAGACCACAGCCATCATGCCTCGTGGGCAGAAGAGTAAGCACCGTGCTTGTGAGAAACGTTGCCAGGCCCAAACTGAGACCCAGGGTCTTCATGATCAGGCTACCACATCTGGGGGAGAagagaccacctcctcctcccctcctgattcaGAGAGCGCTCCGTCAAGCTCGTCTGCTGCTGGCACCTCCAAGGGGCCTCAGGGAGCCCAAGGCAGCACCAGTGCTGCTGCAGGTGCTATACGCAAAAGATCTGGTGTCGGTGGCGCAGCACGCTCAAGATCTGGTGTCGGTGGCGCAGCACGCTCAAGATCTGGTGTCGGTGGCGCAGCACACTCAAGATCTGGTGTCGGTGGCGCAGCACGCTCAAGATATGGTGTAGGTAGTGCAGCACGCTCAAGATCTGGTGTAGGTGCTGAGGGCCAAGTTCAGGAAGGTGAAAATTCCTCCCAGGCTTCAGCTGCTGCTGCGAGCTCTCACACAGATCTTCTGACCTGGAAGGCAGAGCTATTGGTGCAGTACATGCTGTATAAGTATAAGATGAGGGAGCTCATTAAGAGGTCCGAAATGCTGCAGGAAATCAAGAGAAGGTACAAGGAACAATTCCCTGAGATCCTTAGCAGGGCCTCCGAGTGCATAGAAATGTTGTTTGGCCTGGTGCTGAAGGAAGTCAGGCCCAACAGTCATTGCTATACCCTGGTGAGCAACCTAGATCTCAGCGACAGTGAGTCTATGAGAGGTGACTTGGGGCTGCCAAAGAATGGTCTTCTGATGCCTCTGCTGGGTGTCATCTACCTGAATGGCAACCACGCCCCTGAggagaagatctggaagttcctgaATATGCTGGGCATCTATGATGGAAGAAGTCACTTCATCTTTGGAGAGCCCAGGAAGCTCATCACAGAAGATCTGGTGCGGGAAGGGTACCTGGAGTACCGGCAGGTGCCCGGCAGCGATCCCCCTCGCTATGAGTTCCTGTGCGGTCCTAAAGCGCTCACAGAAACCAGCAAGACGAAAGTCCTTCAGTTTTTGGCCAAGGTCAAGGATTTGGTCCATCCTGCCTTGCAGCCGCAATATGAAGAGGCTTGGAGAGAGGAAGTAGAGAGCACCGGAGCCAGaggtgcagccagggctggcacttctgcctcaaccaggcctggcactgctgcctcagccgctgctggcagttctgcctcaaccaggcctggcactgctgcctcagccacTGCTGGCCGTTCTGCTtcggccaggcctggcactgctgcctcagccagctCTGGCCTTTCTTCTTCGTCCAGGCCTGGCACTTCTGCCTCAGCCGCTGCTGGCagttctgcctcaaccaggcctggcactgctgcctcagccgctGCTGGCCGTTCTGCTtcggccaggcctggcactgctgcctcagccagctCTGGCCTTTCTTCTTCGGCCAGGCCTGGCACTTCTGTCTCAGCCGCTTctggcacttctgcctcaaccaggcctggcactgctgcctcagctgctgctggcccttctgcttcggccaggcctggcactgctgcctcagccagctCTGGCCTTTCTTCTTCGTCCAGGCCTGGCACTTCTGCCTCAGCCGCTGCTGGCagttctgcctcaaccaggcctggcaTTGCTGCCTCAGCCGCTGCTGGCCGTTCTGCTtcggccaggcctggcactgctgcctcagccagctCTGGCCTTTCTTCTTCGTCCAGGCCTGGCACTTCCGCCTCAGCCGCTGCTGGCagttctgcctcaaccaggctgacactgctgcctcagccactgctggcacttctgcctcagCCAGCCCTGGCCCTTCTGCTTCAGCCAGGCCTGGCACTACTGCCTCAGCCAGCgctggcacttctgcctcaaccaggcctggcactgctgcctcagccagcgCTGGCCCTTCTGCTTCAGCCACTGCACACCCCAGGGCCGAGTCCAGCCGCTCATCTCGCCCCTAGTGTGATCTGA